From Riemerella anatipestifer ATCC 11845 = DSM 15868, a single genomic window includes:
- a CDS encoding metallophosphoesterase, whose amino-acid sequence MTTHSVCLILLLFWGFILGQTQKLKFNPNGEFKILQLTDIHSEPNSINDNKNFLLFQNLINKTQPDLVILTGDIVTASPSQKGWENFCTFFSKQKLPWTIVLGNHDHEAEWTKDQIASHLKKCPYFQGYNLPVSGVLNHSLNIYSNKDSSISKAKLLLADSHDYVDNSAFGKYDWVKLDQIQWLQKEAQHSEEYHLPTLLFLHIPLPEYEAGKSLGKESIASPQVNSGLFSHLLPYKTFLGTFCGHDHDNNFEILHQGKSLVYGNVSGVEAYGSLPRGGRLITLKENELSFRTKILSGIPLQFSTTYHHPSGLKEVTDKDTLIKSISKSAHIEFKKGISYRYAEGKITSAQEIKKLKTSSIGIASTIEIPHNVSNTHFGLEFNGYLLIPETNRYRLNLRSDDGSILYLHSKEQINNDGGHSAKTLSKELVLEKGYHPINLLYFQGTMGKELSLSIETIRGELNPELFHD is encoded by the coding sequence ATGACAACACATTCTGTTTGCCTAATTTTGTTGCTTTTCTGGGGCTTTATTCTAGGTCAAACTCAAAAGTTGAAATTTAATCCAAACGGAGAATTTAAAATTCTTCAGTTAACGGACATTCATAGTGAACCCAACTCTATAAATGACAATAAAAATTTTCTACTCTTTCAAAATCTGATTAATAAAACCCAGCCAGACCTCGTGATATTGACAGGAGATATTGTAACAGCATCACCATCTCAAAAGGGATGGGAGAACTTTTGCACCTTCTTCTCAAAACAGAAACTCCCTTGGACTATTGTTCTCGGAAATCATGACCACGAGGCAGAATGGACTAAAGACCAAATAGCGTCCCACTTAAAAAAATGTCCATATTTCCAAGGTTATAATTTGCCTGTATCAGGAGTACTCAATCATTCGTTAAACATTTATTCTAACAAAGACTCCTCTATTTCAAAGGCTAAATTATTATTAGCAGATTCTCACGATTATGTAGATAACTCCGCTTTTGGAAAATACGATTGGGTAAAACTTGACCAAATCCAATGGTTACAAAAAGAAGCTCAACATAGCGAAGAATATCATTTACCAACTTTATTATTTCTTCATATTCCATTACCCGAATATGAGGCAGGAAAAAGTCTCGGAAAGGAAAGTATTGCTTCGCCTCAAGTTAATTCTGGATTATTTTCGCACCTTTTACCTTACAAAACATTTTTGGGAACATTCTGCGGACACGACCACGATAACAATTTTGAAATCTTACACCAAGGAAAATCTTTGGTCTATGGAAATGTTTCTGGAGTAGAGGCCTATGGGAGTTTACCTCGTGGAGGAAGATTAATTACTTTAAAAGAAAATGAACTCTCATTCCGTACCAAAATTTTATCAGGAATACCCTTGCAGTTTTCTACAACTTATCACCATCCCTCTGGGCTCAAAGAAGTTACAGACAAAGACACCCTTATAAAATCCATATCAAAAAGTGCACATATAGAGTTCAAGAAAGGAATATCATACCGATATGCAGAAGGCAAAATAACTTCTGCACAAGAAATTAAAAAGCTAAAAACCTCATCAATAGGGATAGCCTCTACCATAGAAATACCACATAATGTAAGCAACACTCATTTTGGATTAGAATTTAATGGTTATCTATTGATTCCCGAAACGAACCGTTACCGTTTAAATCTCCGCAGTGATGATGGAAGCATTCTTTACTTACATAGCAAAGAACAAATTAATAATGATGGAGGACACTCTGCCAAAACTTTATCAAAAG